In Sphaeramia orbicularis chromosome 12, fSphaOr1.1, whole genome shotgun sequence, the following proteins share a genomic window:
- the gsap gene encoding gamma-secretase-activating protein: protein MLKLKPKFDLHRDVVCDILRKEASVCRVKEYSGAVDTQILNIERNGDVLYSWKGATGTTRIGKYDYKTKQNKLLYTFDKQVCVSSCSLNKEETLLAVSLAQNTRGDERLRPISKCLTLLIEIHPINNTKVLKAVDCRVKVQFLHQETDRRSVLESHLLLLTEDGYVDLYHVLLSRQEGYRVVMANPEHLSKTAERIVEDFSWVQWDGHTQRLYYLTHTDRSLLQCVQFYSNHNCETMLELPLELPVNSFRTVKFVNLGFDHYHTEITETELVRMEVFTNRIGSMCVCYSQPPNDKKELIYTLVLVHKDCSKTFRVSLGSKQSPEIAAQLYPLFIPIGYYILVYMQGYFLHCINTRQQEMLCHSLFLTGHEVNLGVQCQTANITVLHSEEESSVALLDLVSGRIHTAEPSPAYLLQILRSDLPSRCPSSKADPQRLAALHCLLVYMGNDPNLELKIIEWLSDNVNAFESFDQIQEFILASLYRITYEKSLNLDKILPYSSVFDKKDVPVCLSAIPGVTCTTDLHVDCVFNVKARSLQGFWPELQWNTDRTKYLEAVPNPRYRTSHIQADWDKLRSERRPSSHMNHIEENTKKVLSTVDTWCLDKKLVPLFQEEDHQQRVLIGLTVDKLRDHLNRHLPRLGKKKIDSLVVNYVAKLLELIRHMLESVWLKYKLGPHALCLSQQASPAEWSVFYFMFRILEAARSLCLPLPPGYNTLLAVFAVRCLPHPTFLQYIDHKLLQLTETFVSRVMTDLDNSDVHERLKFSILKRLPQPMEQTIYHMWDHPVSSASISRDYVRTLLEKHNKNKGFAFTGRDKPGFRPEFLPLTYLAKILSDIEEQAANPFEEQENVDARFVEETALKQTLIQLGFEEK from the exons ATGCTGAAGTTAAAGCCTAAGTTTGACTTGCACCGAGATGTGGTGTGTGATATCCTCAGGAAGGAGGCGTCGGTCTGCAGGGTGAAAG AATACTCTGGAGCCGTTGACACTCAGATCTTGAACATTGAGAGGAATGGAGATGTCCTCTATTCTTGGAAG GGAGCAACAGGGACCACCAGGATTGGGAAATATGACTATAAAACAAAGCAGAATAAG CTCCTGTACACGTTTGACAAGCAGGTGTGTGTAAGCAGCTGTTCCCTGAACAAGGAGGAGACACTCTTAG CTGTTAGTTTGGCGCAAAATACCAGAGGAGATGAACGCCTCAGACCAA TATCCAAGTGTCTAACTCTCCTGATTGAGATTCATCCCATCAACAACACTAAAGTCCTCAAGGCAGTGGACTGTAGGGTCAAAGTACAG TTCCTCCATCAAGAAACTGACAGGAGATCAGTGCTGGAGAGCCACCTGCTGCTGCTGACTGAAGATGGAT ATGTGGATCTATATCATGTTCTGTTGAGCAGACAGGAGGGTTACAGAGTG GTGATGGCCAATCCAGAGCATTTGTCCAAAACCGCAGAGAGAATCGTAGAGGATTTCAGCTGGGTCCAGTGGGATGGTCACACACAAAGACTGTACTACCTTACACATACG GACAGGTCCCTGCTGCAATGTGTTCAGTTTTACTCAAACCATAACTGTGAAACCATG TTGGAGCTCCCATTAGAGCTTCCTGTTAATTCCTTCCGGACAGTCAA ATTTGTAAATCTGGGGTTTGACCATTATCATACAGAGATTACAGAGACGGAGCTTGTTAGAATGGAAGTGTTCACAAACAGAATAG GAAGCATGTGTGTGTGCTACAGCCAACCTCCTAATGACAAAAAGGAACTGATCTACACTCTGGTTTTAGTTCACAAAG ACTGCAGCAAAACATTCAGAGTATCTTTGGGCAGCAAGCAGTCGCCAGAGATAGCCGCGCAGCTCTATCCGCTCTTCATCCCCATAG GTTACTACATCCTGGTTTATATGCAGGGTTACTTCCTCCACTGTATCAACACCAGGCAGCAAGAGATGCTTTGTCATTCCCTATTTCTCACTG GTCATGAAGTGAACCTGGGCGTGCAGTGCCAGACAGCTAACATCACAGTGTTGCATTCAGAGGAAGAGTCCAGCGTCGCTCTGCTGGACCTGGTCAGTGGGAGGATCCACACTGCTGAGCCCAGCCCTGCCTACCTGCTGCAGATACTGCGATCTGACCTGCCTTCTAG GTGTCCCAGCAGTAAGGCTGACCCTCAGCGCCTGGCCGCCCTCCACTGCCTGCTGGTTTACATGGGAAATGACCCAAATCTGGAGTTGAAG ATTATTGAATGGCTGAGTGACAATGTGAACGCCTTCGAATCGTTTGATCAGATCCAGGAGTTCATTCTAG CCTCTTTGTACAGAATAACCTATGAGAAGTCTCTCAACCTGGATAAAATTCTACCCTACTCCTCTGTATTCGACAAGAAG GATGTTCCGGTGTGTTTGTCGGCGATCCCTGGTGTCACATGCACCACTGACCTGCACGTTGACTGTGTATTCAATGTAAAG gCCAGGAGTCTCCAGGGTTTCTGGCCAGAGCTGCAGTGGAACACAGACAGGACAAAATATCTGGAAGCAGTTCCCAATCCCAGATACAGAACCTCACACATACAGGCTGACTGGGataaactg AGGTCCGAGAGGAGACCCTCCAGCCACATGAATCACATTGAGGAGAACACAAAGAA AGTTCTATCAACGGTGGACACCTGGTGTCTTG ATAAGAAGCTGGTGCCGCTTTTCCAGGAGGAGGACCACCAACAGAGGGTGCTCATAGGCCTG ACTGTTGACAAGCTTCGAGATCATCTCAACAGACACCTGCCTCGACTGGGGAAGAAGAAGATCGACTCCCTGGTTGTCAATTACGTAGCCAaactg ctgGAGCTCATCAGACACATGCTGGAGTCGGTGTGGCTGAAGTACAAGCTCGGCCCTCATGCTTTGTGTCT CTCACAGCAGGCCAGTCCAGCAGAGTGGTCAGTGTTTTACTTCATGTTTCGCATCCTGGAAGCTGCAAGAAGTCTCTGCCTGCCTCTCCCACCTG GCTATAACACACTGTTGGCAGTGTTCGCTGTGCGTTGCCTTCCTCATCCCACCTTCCTACAGTACATTGACCACAAGCTCCTGCAGCTCACTGAAACCTTTGTGTCTCGGGTCATGACAG ATTTGGACAACAGCGATGTCCACGAGAGACTCAAGTTCAGCATACTTAAAAGACTCCCTCAG ccTATGGAGCAGACTATCTACCATATGTGGGACCATCCTGTCAGTTCAGCTTCAATCTCCAGAGATTACGTTCGAACCCTGctagaaaaacacaacaaaaacaag